In Labeo rohita strain BAU-BD-2019 chromosome 8, IGBB_LRoh.1.0, whole genome shotgun sequence, the genomic window gtaatCTACCCTTTCCTCAAATCTACCTAAATAACAATAGTTGATACTAAAGATTACTTTTCTACTTCCATTTTTCCCATCCCGATTTGAAGACAGATAAGTGTCCAAATGGATCACATGgacttataaataaaatagagttgaggtcaaaagtttacatacaccttgcagaatctacaaaatattaattattttaccaaagtaagaggggtcataaaaaatgcatgttattttttatttagtgctgacctgaataagatatttcacataaaagacatttacatatagtccacaaaagaaaataataggtgaatttataaaaatgactcagaaattaaaaaaatgatccacagttgttgCTTCTTAAGTGATAGTTCAGtacatgagtcccttgtttgtcctgaacagttaaactgcctgctgttcttcagaaaaatccttcaggtcccacaaattcttcgtttttttttttagcatttttgtttatttgaaccctttccaacaatgactgtaagattttgagatccatcattTCACACTCACAACATATGCAActtttacaaaaggttcaaacactgatgtttcagaagtaaacactatgcattaagagccggggtgtaaatttttgaacagaatgtaaATGTgtccatttttcttattttgcctaaatatcataatttttcatttagtactgcccttcagaagctacagaagatacttacacgtttcccagaagacaaaatgaaaatttaccctaatcttcagattcaaaacattttaactcccccggctcttaatacattgtgtttcttttgggagcatcagtgagcgaaAAAACTGAatgctgaaggatttttctgaagaacagcaggcaatttaactgttcaggacagacaagggactcatgaacaactaccaccaaaccaacaaaaaaaaaaaacagctgttgattattcaggtaacaacacagtattaagaatccagtgtatgtaaacttttgaatggggtcgtttttataaattttactattattttctcaagatgactatatgtaaacgacttttatgtgaaatcttattcaggtcaaagaaataacatgcattttgaatgaccccttttattttggtaaaataattattttttacagattctgcaaggtgtatgtaaacttttgacaggttTTATCTTGCACTGCAAATTAACTTCCATTCATCAAATCTGCACTCTGTGTTTTATATAAACAGTGTATAATTGAATAACAacttgaaacatttaaacagttgaATAAATTTTTGCCCcagaaattataaataataatcgATTTCAATAAATGACCTGTTTTTCACTAGGGACTGGGAGGGACTTTTGAGTTTTGAAAgttacagtgtttttattgtacatATGTAATCAAGGATTTCTCAAGACATGGCCCACTTAAACAAGCTCTTaaatgtgtgagagagagtacACAACATCCGGAACAGAACGAGTATGGTCAGTTCCTGTGGACGCAGGTCATTTCACAATCTCTAAAAACTTTCcactgctgttttcagttgGCATAATGTTTTTGGTACACGAACAGAAGCAAACTGGTCTTCCAAATGCTTTAAAACCACAGAAATGCACTAGTCATGATACTAGATAGCATGtgcatttcataaaaaaacaaacaaaagtgatttcatgaaaaaaaagagattaatGATTTGATGCTGTGATATTCATGAGTTAGATATTATTATGGACTACTTATACTGTATGTACACACATGCACGTACTGCAGATATAACACGCCCTACTGAATGTTGCTACTGCTGAACATTTAAACTCAGTAACATGAGTGCTGCCACAACGTGTTCATGTTGTGGGTGTGTGGTGAGCAGAAATAGAACTGAGAACACTGTGGACTTGCCTGGCTTGACTAATCGGAAAAACGACAAGATGTTCAGGGAAGGTGGGCATCTGCATGATGACTGGCATCTCTGGAGGATTCTGAACACCTCTTGTGCTCTGCAATCAGACACCCAATCATTCAGACTTCAGCGGTGGGGCTACAAATCAGAAAGGAGACAAAATGTGTTAAAGACTGTTATAGCCTAAGCTTGTATACTTGCATGTtgtctcttttcttttcagtaATTCATCTGCTTTTCAGTTTTCATCTCAGCTTTGAGTGTGTGTTGAAATACCATTGCAACCCTGTTTCACAAAGCAGTATCACAATAGGAAGGGCTGACTGGTTGTTTGTCACTACCTGTAGAACTTGCATTAAGCCCAAGAGATGTATTTCTTTCAAGTGGTGTGTACTGTGCTATTTTATTACTTTGCTTCATAAGTCTGTATTACAAAATACTGTGTAAAGGTTTCTAGTACAGTCTTACCATGTTTCTGCTGAGTTTATATGTGCAAGTGCAACAAAAGTCCTTTTCTCAACAAGAACTGCAGCTATGTAGACATAATGTCAGAAGAGATTTAACTGATTAGCTAGATGAACTGAAATGATATGTGTGTTATATATAGTGGGCTATCTTGTGCACAATATTCACTAGATTcagcaaaaaagcaaaaagattTACAATGTAGTCATATGGTTCTATGTTTAGAGGTTCTTGGGATTAGGTCAGTTTTACTAGTACTAGGGCTAATCGTTCAAAGGCTGTTTAAATGCCAGACACTTCAAATATTTGCATAGTGATATGTATCCACCCGTGAAATGTACATACATTCATGAAGTTAACAACAAGGACAGTAAGTAAACGTGTCagcagagaaaataataaaaaggacaAAAGTCATGGCATGTTATTAGTATAAATACTTATATGAGCAATAAACTGAAGTGTAAAAAACAGGGAGGACATATGggaatgctaatcatgctaactaGAAACTCTGTTCCTGTTTTACTGTTTCCAAACACTCACGGAGACACCGAAACCAACAGAACAGCTTGAACCGCTTCCAAGAACGAGTCTGTACACAAACTTTTCAGTGTGCATGTGTTCACCTTTGTACAGAGTAACCTTGACGCGCGGGTGAGACTGGAGCGGCCTTAGTGAAGTTCACTGTAACGGCAAACTGAGCTGAGACTGTGTGCTCGGTTTAGCTCTTGTCTCAGTTTAGAAACTCAGCGATGGAAGTCTACGGCCCCGAAATATTCATAGGCGAAAGGCAATAATGgacacattaaaacattaattaaatggCCGAAAGGCAGCATTATATGTGGGGTTCCACACAATATCTTTGTGTATAGAAAAGCTTACTTTTTACTATTATCCACGTTATAGAGTTTTTGCACACGAGTTGGTAAGGTTACCATGCGCGgtcatattggcgatactcggatatAAACAACAGAATTGATTGTAAGgttaaggagaagtccacttccagaacaacaatttacaaataatttactcacccccttgtcatccatgatgttcatggctttctttcttcagtgtaaagaaattgttttctgaggaaaacatttcagcatttttctccatataatggactgctatggtgccccgagctTGAACTTCCaacatgtagtttaaatgcggcttcaaacgattctAAATGCGGTTTTAAATGTTTCCAActaaggaaaaagggtcttatctaacgtaacgatcggttattttaataaaaaataataccatttaaaatactttttaatgtcaaatgctcgtcttgtcttactctgcctggactgtttttgttccggttcatgacagttagggtatgtcgaaaaaactcccatctcatgttctccctcaacttcaaaatcatcctacattgctctTTTACcgttttgttaagggtgtttgatcttctttgcatgttcactttgcaaagactgggtcagaatttctgcagtgatgtaggatgattttgaaattatttttgaagtgcagggagaaaatacgattggagtttttcgacataccctaactgtcttgagccagaattcagagagttcagagagagaaaggcaagacgagtgtttgagattaagaagtatttaaattgttgttgttttttttaaaatgaaaataaccaatcgtttcgctagataagaccagggtcattccagctggaatcatcaaattttggaaaagttccccacctgacctcctcagatttgtctgaaaaaaatctgtgtgatgggtaatatgcccaatagatcatatacaaaatttcagatctctactgtgcatacttttttcacaaaaaaatctgtaaaaaagtttgttttttaccccgttttggcatcactgtctgagtgaccatgttcagactgaaatatctccagaactatttgtgccaggtccatgaaattttctgggctaaaagtcctagtccagaactgcatgaattacaactcacagcattgttactgaatttacacctgaatgctggccctctacttttctttgaaactattactttaagggttttcagatgtccatagaaacctcaattttcaatgtataagcatcaaacttggtaaatggtctgatatgtaccatgtctttcacatcctttgacatcagacaatagagtctgatggatgttgagatattaaagtccaaaaatggaaaaaaaatgatttacaccaatgttcagagcaatatttcccatgaatgacactaggtgtgaacataaaacttgtttttttgaaagagcatattgttattgataaaatataaaaaaattgggatggggtttttttctgtaatgatttttttttaaactcagaGTTTCGTCACTGATCCtattgttcacttttgctattcaacttggtatgggcatttcaacagaatttattaatgttccacttatacaaaaaatacaaaatacaaaaaacttaCTTCCAGACATGAGtcactttaataatgtataccaccaacacaaataaatgtgtgacataacagttactgaaagttgttcatgaaagtgtctgaatccacagtttcattttcttttatgacatagCATCGTCCAGTGGAAGTAACTGGCACATCAATTTTCATTATGATGTGCTGGAGAGGCACCCAACAGACATCTTCCCTTTTTGGCCAAAAGTAGCCTCTAGCTGGGCCATGGGGATGCAAAAAAAGCACTTGAATGTCTTGCTCTGTGTTAGAGACGTCTCTGATGATACCAACCCACCATTGTCGGTCATACACACAAGTAACATATTGTCCTGGGGCCATATCTGTGATGTGAAGGCCTTGTTCAACTGGGTCAACCTCAAAGTTGACATGGAATCCTGGTGTTCCTGATACTCGACTGATCTCAAAATTGATCAttgttgactgattgattgattgatgctaGATCTCATACcacctgaatattattatttctaatcaatATTGCCCTGCTTTCTCAATGAAAATGGATGTATTATTCATTGAATTGGGTGGAACATCAAGATTAGGTACTTATGTTGCATTCCATTGAATGTCGGTAGTCGGTGAATCTGAGTTAGTTCTCCCGATGTCCGTCGTAAATGCGTTCCATTGTAACAGTTGGCAAAAATATGGATGCCTATGGATAATTCCAACCGACTCGGTCTGCACTGAACTGGCCCGAGTGTGTGTTTCGGACCCCCAACTTAAGTGGGCGTTTCATTGCACTTTCCCGAGGTGGAGGTCGGATTTCCCCGAGTCCCGAGCACAATGGAATGCtgcattatagcattaatttaggcatacgagttcaaaatagctggtactacagtagttgtgaatgtcacacaacaatgatttttttaaaaattattacagaaaaatgaggcaaaaccccatcccaattttttttatattttatcaataagaacatgctctttcaaaaaaaaaaaagtttcatgttcacacctggtgtcattcatgggaaatattgctctgaacattggtgtaaatgagtttttttccattttggaccttaatatctcaacatccatcagactctattgtctgatgtcaaaggatgtgaaagacatggtacatatcagaccatttaccaagtttgatgcttatacattgaagattgaggtttctatggacacctgaaaacccttaaagtaatagtttcaaagaaaagtagagggccagcattcaggtgtaaattcagtaacaatgctgtgagttgtaattcatgcagttctggactaggacttttagcccagaaaatttcatggacctggcacaaatagttctggagatatttcagtctgaacatggtcactcagacagtgatgccaaaacggggtaaaaaacaaacttttttacagattttttgtgaaaaaagtatgcacagtagagatctgaaattttgtatatgatctattgggcatattacccatcacacagatttttttcagacaaatctgagggggtcaggtggggaccatttgatgattccagctggaatgacccaccattcttcctcggcttCAATCAtctacaaccgcatttgggatcgtttgaagccgcatttacagtacactgcattttggaagttcaaaattgaggcaccatatcagtccattatatggagaaaaatttaaGTAATTACTCCGTGTTGAAGAACAAGGTGGATATAACCccagtgaataaataaaagtcttCTAAAGTGAAATTATATGTGTATGAAAAATAcaagtattttaaagtataaaattgTCTTATGCGAATATCTGAATTCAAATTTGATGTAAATATCAGCATGTTGTGATGTGAATGCCTGGTCAACCTAACTTTCTATCAAATTCAATCTTTAGAAGTAGGCCAGAGGCTTCGACATATAGCTACTACAGCAGGGTAGTACAAACAATGCTCTGCTTAAGAAGCACAAACTGACTTTCACAATTGGTTTAGAGAACGgtttaaacagtgttttaggtCACGGTTTctaaaaccattttatttttggccaaTAATCTGCTTTTGAATCTACGCCACATTTCTATGATTAGTAACAGATATGGGGGAATTATCATTAGGAGtatgcaaaaataccatttattttctttcatttgccATTAACACTTTCAAGTTAAGCAGAGGGCCATATTGCAGTTAGCTGGTTTATAAAAGTTAATTCTGCCAGATGGAAAAAACAGCTTTAGTTTCCTGCTGCCACATGTAGAATAGATGCATCCAATGACAGCAGGTGTAGCGTTATATAAACCGCATTAGTGTGTCCTATCTTAACACGTGTTTTAATCGTACGAAAGCCTGCTTAATTCCAAACGTCTTGCACACAGGCTGTTGATTAGCAGCTCACTCTCTGTAAAATAGCAGAGTCACTGAACAGAGACTGTTTAGTGCTAATCCCTGTATGAAAATACATTGATAGCCTAATAGTGATTCACCATAATAATCCATGCTTATGGAACTGCAtatgatcattttaaataacacaCTGTGTAATGACAGCATGCAGGAGGAACAGAAACCATCACACCATACTTTAGGCTGCAGTTAGTCATTTATTCACAGCAAATATAACAATTGCAAAGTGCACCCAGTGATACAGTGACTTACACTAACATACTCAAGTCATACAGAAAGCATATATTTGCAAGTTTGTTTTACATTGTTGATTTGGTCATAAATACAAAAAGAGCACTATATAGCATGGCATAACAAAGCAGCCggtttttactaaaaataaaaaatggagcCTCCGCCGCCTGCTTCTGCCCACGGTGACTCCTGGATTGAGGGGTGAGGGGTGTGGAATTGGATCAGGGTGGTTACGAGGGGAGAGGGGATCCAGGCTCCTTCCCAGAGTCACTGCTCTCACTCATTTGTCTTTTCATCACAATCTCTCGGGCAACGCAGGTCACCTGACCGTTTGTCACTGTGTAGGTGCCAGTCCTGCAAACCAAAATCAAGAACACCTTGCATGAAAACCAGAACTCAAAAGCTCAAGCCAAACACAAAGCAGTCttaaactcacttctgctgaGATTCGAATCCATTGGGTGTCCCCATTTGATTCTGCTTCCCAAAGAAGAAACTGGCCCACCAGTGGCCAGAGTCCTGACGTGCCAGACCTGCCATGGAATTAGACAGTGAGCTTTTGTATTCTTTTACAAGCTGGCTATATCTTATCACATTTTTATGTGGATTTTAAGATGATAAACATCAGATGATATACCTGGTGGGTGTGGAATGACCTCCCCAGAGTACTCCGAACTGCCACAGGAACTGTTGCTGGATGTAGATCCTATGCGCcctgcaacataaaacaaaaatggttaaaaagaGAACTTATTTAACATGTCGATTATAAtgtgaaagaaaaacatttactcaCTTCGGTAGTAATCATGGGTGGCGACAAGGGAACCACTAGATGGAATTGCTGCCATTTTCCCCGTCCTCGAAGTGTCAACCGTGTGGAAGATGGAAAGATGGTAgacctgtttaaaaaaagatttacagtAATAATGAGGACTAATGTGTTTGAGGACGACAGCTGCATGACAACCTGATCTTTTAAATACTAGGGCAGCTTGGAAAATATCTCAGGTAGGCAGGCGAACAAACAATCTATCTGGTGAGGTTTTAACTATGTCTGGATCACACTCAAAGATTCACCAACATTTTTCCAATAGGTTAATGgcagggttgccaagttttcacaacaaaatctgcCCAATTGCTATTCAAAATGAGCCCTTTTAGATCCCTGTTAAAACTCATGTTCTGGTTTTTTTTAGTCTGGGTTCCCCTAGAAAACTCACATTTCAGGGACTAAATATGaagttattggggtcgcttcaacccgggACATCAAAAAACCCCCgaagcaacagtgttaaaatagcccaattcttgcaagacttggcaacactggttaaCGGTGCTATTATCCTCCTTCTGTAGAGTTTGGTGTGATGAGACTTAACAGCTGTTACTTTAAGAATCATATTTCCATATTCAGCGACCCACTTGCTTAGAACAGACACGACCCCATTGCAACATGCACGCGGAATAGCTCATGTTTCATGACACGTGGCTTTGAAAGTAGCCGGTTTTCCAAAGTTGCAGTAACTTTGAGAATTTAATATAAAGAACAAAATATGGACTTCATGACATTTCCAGGCTATAGATTATACTAAAAAAAGTCATGCACACAAAATAAGTGCATCTCCTTTTACTTgcacttgaaaaaaataattataatgtaaagGTAAGCCACCTATGTACagcaattataaataataacacaGTGATTAATCCGaatgaatgtaaataatttagtaTTAGTGTAGCTTTAGTTTCACGTCAAGGACCTGCAGACGTCAATGTCAAGTTCCAGATGGGAAAAGGGATTTACCACGTGACCTGGATAATACCCTTCTGTGCTACATATAACAGACGAGACGTTTAGGTCACACTAgtgctttaaaaacacaacGTGGACTAAATGTTAAAactactaagaaaaaaaaactggtgtAGAAGTATAAGTGCAAAAATACTAAAGAAAACCATCTCAATACACTTCATCAATTGCAACTAGGTGACTTCTAAATATGTGAAAAATTCGTACAGTTTATTCATTTGCATCACCTCGGAACTACAGATATTAATAGTTaattgcaacaacaacaaaaaagtaaacaatgcTTTTCATTTCTAAACTGCCCttgtaaaatgttaacaaaacgATAATGAGCTATTTCTTCATTTCCTTACCTTTTAGTTTTGGTGAGTGGTGATGTTGGTAATGCACCAAAAGCAAGGCTTGGTCGGGTAAACGCTAGGCGACGGGGCCCATTTGTAGTTTGGTTCTTGGGTGAGACCCTCCAAGGTCTTTCGCTCCTCCGCTCCAAATTCTACCGCATATTGGGCGCATGGACTATTTATCACCTGAGTGACGATAAAGTTTGTCCCTCCCAGAGGGCGTGGCTTGGCAGCTGACTTGAAGTTGGGACGTTCATTGTCTGTGGCACACGTTTGAAGGCGTGGTTTGTTTTCTGGCACGATGTTATGGGCGTGGCTTGGTTGCTGGCACGAGATTGGCAGGTCAAAACAACAGTTGTTTCACAGAAGTGGTACGCGGTGTGCACAGCTGTCAAAAAGAGCAGATAAGCGCAGCTAAACAAATCAAATCCGCAAGTTAACCATTCCATTACTCCAACAAGGACACCTGTCTTGGAAGTTTGTTttc contains:
- the ppdpfa gene encoding pancreatic progenitor cell differentiation and proliferation factor A encodes the protein MAAIPSSGSLVATHDYYRRRIGSTSSNSSCGSSEYSGEVIPHPPGLARQDSGHWWASFFFGKQNQMGTPNGFESQQKTGTYTVTNGQVTCVAREIVMKRQMSESSDSGKEPGSPLPS